The Lycium barbarum isolate Lr01 chromosome 12, ASM1917538v2, whole genome shotgun sequence genome includes a region encoding these proteins:
- the LOC132622609 gene encoding protein NOI4, which translates to MNSQEKGRPLPKFGEWDVNNPASADGFTVIFAKARDDKKASGSAAPTQAPRNDYAYGQPNPYQQEPRKKRFCCF; encoded by the exons ATGAATTCT CAAGAAAAAGGTCGGCCATTGCCGAAATTCGGGGAGTGGGATGTAAATAATCCGGCCTCGGCAGATGGATTCACTGTCATATTTGCTAAGGCTAGAGATGACAAAAAAGCTAGTGGCAGTGCAGCACCAACACAAGCGCCCAGGAATGACTATGCATATGGACAACCTAACCCTTATCAGCAAGAACCCAGG AAAAAAAGGTTTTGCTGTTTCTGA
- the LOC132621603 gene encoding succinate dehydrogenase [ubiquinone] iron-sulfur subunit 1, mitochondrial, with translation MATGLIRRAISRVTSSSSPAARLLVTRAYASDAKPESKPNLKSFQIYRWSPDNPGKPELKEYKIDLKECGPMVLDALIKIKNEMDPSLTFRRSCREGICGSCAMNIDGCNGLACLTKISEDNESTVTPLPHMFVIKDLVVDMTNFYNQYKSIEPWLKRKTPASEPAKEIPQSKSDRAKLDGMYECILCACCSTSCPSYWWNPESYLGPAALLHANRWIMDSRDEFTQERLDAVNDEFKLYRCHTILNCSRACPKGLNPGKHIQNIKRLEMAS, from the exons ATGGCAACTGGTTTAATCCGACGAGCTATCTCTAGGGTTACGTCATCATCATCACCAGCGGCAAGGCTACTCGTTACCCGAGCCTACGCTTCGGATGCCAAACCAGAATCCAAACCTAACCTCAAGTCATTTCAAATTTACCGATGGAGCCCCGACAACCCGGGTAAACCCGAACTCAAAGAATACAAAATCGATCTAAAGGAATGTGGGCCTATGGTTTTGGATGCCCTAATCAAAATCAAGAACGAAATGGATCCATCACTTACTTTCAGGAGATCATGTAGAGAAGGGATCTGCGGTTCATGTGCAATGAACATTGATGGTTGTAATGGATTAGCATGTTTGACTAAGATCTCGGAGGATAACGAATCGACGGTTACACCGTTGCCACATATGTTTGTGATTAAGGATCTGGTTGTTGATATGACTAATTTTTATAATCAGTATAAGTCTATTGAACCATGGCTTAAGAGGAAAACACCTGCATCTGAGCCTGCGAAAGAGATACCGCAGAGTAAGAGTGATAGGGCGAAATTGGATGGGATGTATGAGTGTATTCTGTGTGCTTGCTGTAGCACATCGTGTCCTAGTTATTGGTGGAATCCTGAATCTTATCTTGGTCCTGCTGCACTCCTTCATGCCAACAG ATGGATCATGGATAGCCGTGATGAATTTACTCAGGAGCGCCTGGACGCAGTTAATGATGAATTTAAGCTTTATCGCTGCCATACCATTCTGAACTGTTCTCGTGCTTGCCCAAAGGGATTAAATCCTGGGAAGCATATTCAGAACATCAAGCGTCTGGAGATGGCATCTTGA